From Proteiniborus sp. MB09-C3, the proteins below share one genomic window:
- the murD gene encoding UDP-N-acetylmuramoyl-L-alanine--D-glutamate ligase encodes MKLKDKNVLILGLAISGVSTAKALNKLGSKITVTDMKSEEELKEHLVELKDIDIDYVLGSNNVDLGNIDLIVKSPGIPLEAPIMKEALEKGIEVVTDIELAYRISKNKFIAITGTNGKTTTTALTGELIKKAGLKCHVTGNIGVGILWEAVNTDENDIFVIEASSFQLESTKHFKPSISVITNITPDHLNWHKTFDNYINAKKKVLMNQEKGDYTILNYDDLLLREIGKKINSNLIYFSAGNKLDRGVYVDDCKIIINDGLKSINVMDYRDIRIPGKHNIENALAVVAIGWAMGIEAEIIASTLKEFEGVEHRIEFVGSISGVSFYNDSKGTNPDASIKAIEAINKPIILIAGGIDKGGSFEEFIDSFDNKVKALILLGETREKIKDTAISKGFNNIYIVNSIKEAVKKSFELSESNDNVLLSPACASWDMFKSYEERGRMFKQAVKNLRED; translated from the coding sequence ATGAAATTAAAAGATAAAAATGTATTAATATTAGGTTTAGCTATTAGTGGAGTGTCTACAGCTAAAGCTTTAAATAAACTGGGTTCAAAGATAACAGTAACTGATATGAAGTCAGAAGAAGAGCTTAAAGAGCATTTGGTTGAATTAAAGGATATAGATATAGATTATGTATTGGGCAGCAATAACGTAGATTTAGGGAATATTGACTTAATAGTAAAAAGCCCAGGTATTCCTTTAGAAGCACCAATTATGAAAGAAGCTCTGGAAAAAGGAATTGAAGTAGTTACAGACATAGAACTAGCATATAGAATTTCTAAAAATAAGTTTATCGCTATAACTGGTACTAATGGAAAAACTACTACAACAGCCCTAACGGGAGAGTTGATTAAAAAAGCAGGCTTAAAATGCCATGTTACAGGAAATATTGGAGTAGGAATATTGTGGGAAGCAGTAAATACAGATGAGAATGATATTTTTGTCATTGAGGCAAGTAGTTTTCAGCTAGAAAGCACTAAACATTTTAAGCCTAGCATAAGTGTAATTACAAATATTACTCCTGATCATTTGAATTGGCATAAAACCTTTGATAATTATATTAATGCGAAGAAAAAAGTTCTTATGAATCAAGAAAAAGGCGATTATACTATTTTAAATTATGACGATTTATTGCTTAGAGAAATAGGAAAGAAAATAAATTCGAATTTAATATATTTTAGTGCAGGAAATAAGCTAGATAGAGGAGTTTATGTTGACGATTGTAAAATTATTATAAATGACGGACTAAAATCTATTAATGTAATGGATTATCGTGACATAAGGATACCTGGTAAACATAATATAGAGAATGCCTTAGCCGTAGTTGCGATTGGATGGGCAATGGGAATTGAGGCTGAGATAATAGCAAGTACACTTAAGGAGTTTGAAGGGGTAGAACATAGAATAGAGTTTGTAGGTAGCATATCTGGTGTAAGTTTTTATAATGATTCAAAGGGAACAAATCCAGATGCTTCAATTAAGGCTATTGAAGCTATTAACAAGCCAATAATATTGATAGCAGGCGGTATTGATAAGGGAGGCAGTTTTGAAGAATTTATAGATAGTTTTGATAATAAGGTAAAGGCTTTAATTCTATTAGGAGAAACTAGAGAAAAAATAAAAGATACTGCAATAAGTAAGGGTTTTAATAATATATATATAGTAAATAGTATTAAAGAAGCAGTTAAAAAAAGCTTTGAATTATCGGAGTCCAATGACAATGTGTTACTTTCTCCTGCATGTGCAAGCTGGGATATGTTTAAAAGCTACGAAGAAAGGGGAAGGATGTTCAAGCAAGCTGTAAAGAATTTAAGGGAGGATTAA
- the mraY gene encoding phospho-N-acetylmuramoyl-pentapeptide-transferase, with amino-acid sequence MSNYKDIIRVIVISFTITLLLGPILIPILKRLKVGQSVREEGPKTHYKKSGTPTMGGIIIIAALLITTISSGLLNRDMIVLLLATIGFGLIGFIDDFIKVVLKRSLGLRAYQKLLGQIVLAVILAIYQSNNSVLGTKIIVPFLDNTYLDLGMLYVPFIVVVVLGTVNGANFTDGLDGLASGVTLIILSSFSLISLKAGMDSIAIFSAALAGACLGFLRHNSYPAKVFMGDTGSLALGGAVSAIAVLLNLSLIIPIVGGIYLAEIVSVMIQVTSFKLTGKRVFLMAPIHHHFEQKGWKETKVVVVFWIVTVILCLIGIYSLS; translated from the coding sequence ATGTCAAACTATAAAGATATTATAAGAGTAATAGTTATATCATTTACTATAACTTTGCTTTTAGGTCCTATTTTAATTCCTATACTAAAAAGATTGAAGGTAGGACAAAGTGTTAGAGAGGAAGGACCAAAAACACATTATAAAAAAAGTGGCACACCTACTATGGGTGGTATTATAATAATTGCTGCACTATTAATTACTACAATATCGTCTGGACTGCTTAATAGAGATATGATTGTGCTGCTATTAGCAACCATTGGTTTTGGACTTATTGGTTTTATAGATGATTTCATAAAAGTAGTACTTAAAAGATCCTTGGGATTAAGAGCGTATCAAAAGCTTTTAGGACAAATTGTTCTAGCAGTGATTTTAGCAATATATCAATCAAATAATTCAGTTTTAGGAACTAAAATTATTGTACCTTTTTTGGATAATACCTACCTAGACTTAGGTATGCTATATGTTCCATTTATTGTAGTAGTAGTACTCGGTACTGTAAATGGTGCTAACTTTACAGATGGACTTGACGGATTGGCGTCAGGAGTAACTTTAATTATATTATCCTCTTTTAGTTTGATTTCACTTAAGGCTGGTATGGATAGTATAGCTATTTTTTCTGCTGCTTTAGCAGGAGCTTGTCTTGGCTTTTTAAGGCATAATTCGTACCCAGCAAAAGTTTTTATGGGTGACACAGGTTCTTTAGCTTTAGGAGGAGCAGTTTCAGCTATAGCAGTACTGCTTAACTTGTCCTTGATAATTCCTATAGTAGGAGGTATTTACCTAGCTGAGATTGTTTCAGTGATGATACAAGTAACCTCTTTTAAGCTTACAGGAAAGAGAGTTTTCTTAATGGCACCAATTCATCATCACTTTGAACAAAAAGGCTGGAAGGAGACAAAGGTAGTAGTAGTATTTTGGATAGTCACAGTTATTCTATGTTTAATAGGTATTTATAGTTTAAGTTAA